In a single window of the Streptomyces sp. NBC_00285 genome:
- a CDS encoding FadR/GntR family transcriptional regulator: MTSAVDEVTDRLLTVIAVGDFLPGERLPAERELTALLHVSRPTVREAVARLQTLGVVEIRRGRSGGAFVRDSWTESSGAAVRRTLLPRWEEFEQLFDLRGLVEGMVAATAARRRRPEDLAPMREALAAHLAARTPREEQAADSAFHRAICAATHNPQIAHLSRDLLTRISLGFPVEPWGRGERSHHERAGHGHAALYEAVAAGEPGQAEEIAREHFMISAEMIRDVLSRVRGTGPS; the protein is encoded by the coding sequence GTGACCTCCGCTGTCGACGAGGTCACCGACAGGCTGCTCACCGTGATCGCGGTCGGTGACTTCCTGCCCGGCGAACGGCTGCCGGCCGAGCGCGAACTCACCGCACTGCTGCACGTCAGCCGCCCCACCGTGCGCGAGGCCGTGGCACGCCTGCAGACACTGGGTGTCGTCGAGATCCGTCGGGGCCGCAGCGGCGGCGCCTTCGTCCGCGACAGCTGGACCGAGTCCTCCGGGGCCGCGGTCCGCCGTACGCTGCTGCCCCGCTGGGAGGAGTTCGAGCAGCTCTTCGACCTGCGGGGGCTGGTGGAGGGCATGGTGGCCGCGACGGCCGCCCGGCGCCGGCGCCCCGAGGACCTGGCACCGATGCGCGAGGCACTGGCCGCGCACCTCGCCGCGCGCACACCCCGGGAGGAGCAGGCCGCCGACAGCGCCTTCCACCGGGCGATCTGCGCGGCCACCCACAATCCGCAGATCGCGCACCTCAGCCGGGACCTGCTGACCCGGATCAGTCTCGGCTTCCCGGTCGAGCCCTGGGGCAGGGGCGAGCGGTCCCACCACGAAAGGGCCGGTCATGGGCACGCGGCACTCTACGAGGCCGTCGCCGCCGGCGAGCCCGGGCAGGCGGAGGAGATCGCCCGCGAACACTTCATGATCAGCGCCGAGATGATCCGGGACGTCCTGTCCCGGGTACGGGGCACCGGGCCTTCCTGA
- a CDS encoding ABC transporter ATP-binding protein, with product MPDEPLLDVRDLRVRFRTRQGSVTAVDGLSFSVDPGEVLGVVGESGSGKSVSMLAVLRLLTNPNVTVSGEVLFRGRDLLGLSGKEMRAVRGRQIAMVFQDPMTALTPVYTVGWQIAEAIRAHEQVSRKEAHACAVRLLSDVGIPDAASRVNAYPHEFSGGMRQRAVIAMALSCSPALLIADEPTTALDVTVQAQILDLMRELNGQGSAMVIITHDMGVVSQIADRVLVMYGGRAAEEGPRRAVFHGPRHPYTWGLLDSVPRVGGARLRRLPTIAGLPVSPGSVPEGCAFAPRCRLRHDRCEERPALSGEAHRDACWLPPDDRAGLRTTARTAGEGRDLDTEVAS from the coding sequence ATGCCTGACGAACCCCTTCTGGACGTACGCGACTTGAGAGTGCGCTTCCGCACCCGGCAGGGCTCTGTCACCGCTGTCGACGGACTCTCCTTCTCCGTCGACCCCGGCGAGGTCCTGGGCGTGGTGGGCGAGTCGGGCTCCGGCAAGAGCGTGTCGATGCTGGCCGTGCTGCGGTTGCTGACCAACCCGAACGTGACCGTGTCGGGCGAGGTCCTCTTCCGTGGCCGTGACCTGCTCGGCCTGTCCGGCAAGGAGATGCGGGCGGTGCGCGGACGGCAGATCGCGATGGTCTTCCAGGACCCGATGACCGCGCTGACCCCCGTGTACACCGTGGGCTGGCAGATCGCCGAAGCGATCCGGGCGCACGAACAGGTCTCCCGCAAGGAAGCACACGCGTGTGCCGTCCGGCTGCTCTCGGACGTCGGCATCCCCGACGCGGCCTCGCGGGTGAACGCCTATCCGCACGAGTTCTCCGGCGGGATGCGCCAGCGCGCGGTCATCGCGATGGCGCTCTCCTGCAGCCCCGCGCTGCTCATCGCCGACGAGCCGACGACGGCGCTGGACGTCACGGTCCAGGCCCAGATCCTCGATCTGATGCGGGAACTCAACGGGCAGGGTTCCGCGATGGTGATCATCACGCACGACATGGGTGTGGTCTCCCAGATCGCCGACCGGGTCCTGGTCATGTACGGCGGCCGGGCAGCCGAGGAGGGTCCGCGGCGGGCCGTGTTCCACGGTCCGCGGCACCCGTACACCTGGGGGCTGCTGGACTCGGTGCCGCGTGTGGGCGGTGCCCGGCTGCGGCGGCTGCCCACCATCGCGGGCCTGCCCGTCTCGCCCGGCTCCGTCCCGGAGGGGTGCGCGTTCGCACCGCGCTGCCGACTGCGGCACGACCGGTGCGAAGAGCGTCCCGCGCTGTCGGGTGAGGCACACCGCGACGCCTGCTGGCTGCCGCCGGACGACCGTGCAGGACTGCGGACGACGGCACGTACGGCGGGCGAGGGACGGGACCTGGACACGGAGGTGGCGTCGTGA
- a CDS encoding LacI family DNA-binding transcriptional regulator, producing MVERGGSGVPGGRRKQRVSMADVAELAGVSSQTVSRVSNGHPGVITSTREKVLAAMRELGYRPNSAARALRYGQFNTIGVILFSLSSTGNSRTVEAIATHAAAEGYAITLIPIDVPTQDNVLGAFTRMGELAVDAVIVIMEIHLLDTGTVQLPPGVHVVVVDSDAGDRYSVVDTDQADGARRAVRHLLDLGHRTVWHVTGPQASFAGQRRAQAWRAVLQEAGRPVPPALYGDWSAESGYAAGLVLAEPPDCTAVFAANDQMALGLLRAFHERGLSVPHDVSVVGFDDIPDAGFFVPPLTTVHQDFAEVGDRCVQKALQQIRGQTGTEPGTDLVPTRLVVRGSTAPPPG from the coding sequence GTGGTGGAGCGGGGAGGTTCCGGTGTCCCCGGTGGGCGGCGCAAGCAGCGTGTGTCCATGGCCGACGTCGCCGAACTCGCGGGCGTCTCCTCGCAGACGGTCTCGCGGGTCTCCAACGGCCATCCCGGGGTGATCACTTCCACGCGCGAGAAGGTCCTGGCGGCGATGCGGGAACTGGGCTACCGGCCCAACAGCGCAGCACGGGCCCTGCGGTACGGGCAGTTCAACACCATCGGTGTGATCCTGTTCAGCCTGTCGTCGACCGGCAACAGCCGCACGGTGGAGGCGATCGCCACGCACGCGGCGGCCGAGGGGTACGCGATCACCCTGATCCCCATCGACGTCCCGACGCAGGACAACGTCCTGGGGGCCTTCACGCGGATGGGCGAGCTGGCGGTCGACGCGGTCATCGTCATCATGGAGATCCATCTGCTCGACACCGGCACAGTGCAGCTGCCGCCCGGTGTGCATGTCGTAGTCGTGGACTCCGACGCCGGCGACCGCTACAGCGTGGTCGACACCGACCAGGCGGACGGCGCCCGCAGGGCCGTACGGCATCTGCTCGACCTGGGCCATCGGACCGTGTGGCACGTGACGGGGCCGCAGGCGTCCTTCGCGGGGCAGCGGCGGGCCCAGGCCTGGCGGGCGGTGCTGCAGGAGGCGGGCCGCCCGGTGCCGCCCGCGCTGTACGGGGACTGGTCGGCCGAGTCCGGTTACGCGGCCGGGCTGGTGCTCGCCGAACCGCCGGACTGCACGGCTGTGTTCGCCGCGAACGACCAGATGGCGCTCGGGCTGCTGCGCGCGTTCCACGAGCGGGGGCTGTCCGTGCCGCATGACGTCAGTGTGGTCGGTTTCGACGACATCCCCGACGCCGGGTTCTTCGTGCCGCCGCTCACCACCGTCCACCAGGACTTCGCGGAGGTGGGCGACCGCTGTGTCCAAAAGGCCCTCCAGCAGATCCGCGGGCAGACCGGCACAGAGCCCGGCACCGACCTCGTGCCGACCCGCCTGGTGGTGAGGGGCAGCACGGCCCCGCCGCCCGGCTGA
- a CDS encoding carboxymuconolactone decarboxylase family protein yields the protein MEARLNVLAGPLAGKLMKHFAAAGKVVTDSGLPMTTQELVKIRASQINGCGFCLDMHTKEAAAAGETAQRLHMVAAWREAKVFTEAERAALELTEQGTRVADGTGVSDEVWENAAKHYDEDQLLALVSLIAVINAFNRLNVMTRQPAGDYVVGQFG from the coding sequence ATGGAAGCCCGACTGAACGTCCTCGCCGGCCCGCTCGCCGGCAAGCTGATGAAGCACTTCGCCGCGGCGGGCAAGGTGGTCACGGACTCGGGACTGCCGATGACGACCCAGGAACTGGTGAAGATCCGCGCGAGCCAGATCAACGGCTGCGGGTTCTGCCTCGACATGCACACCAAGGAGGCCGCCGCCGCGGGAGAGACCGCGCAGCGACTCCACATGGTCGCCGCATGGCGTGAGGCCAAGGTCTTCACCGAGGCCGAGCGCGCCGCGCTGGAACTGACGGAGCAGGGCACCCGCGTCGCCGACGGGACCGGAGTCTCGGACGAGGTCTGGGAGAACGCCGCCAAGCACTACGACGAGGATCAGCTCCTCGCCCTGGTCTCCCTGATCGCCGTCATCAACGCCTTCAACCGGCTGAACGTCATGACCCGGCAGCCGGCCGGTGACTACGTGGTCGGCCAGTTCGGCTGA
- a CDS encoding ABC transporter permease translates to MLAFALKRFASALLVMFAISVLVFLIFFATPGVDPAARIAGRNADPATLAQVRHSFGLDRPMPVRYLLMMRHLLIDRDLESFVNRGSRVIPQILQATPVTLSLVIGAAVIWMTAGIVMGTAAAALRGRAADPLIMLVGVVGVSLPAYWLGEVVNLLTQKQLHDSLFSWVPPPGYVGLGHNPGQWALHMLFPWLTLALLYAGIYARLLRGEVVSALNEDYVRTARAKGLSERRILLRHALRCSLIPIVSLFGLDFGALVGGAALLTEVVFGLPGIGKLTFDALQNLDLPVIMGTVLYAAFFVVLANALVDILYARLDPRARHA, encoded by the coding sequence ATGCTCGCCTTCGCCCTCAAGCGCTTCGCTTCCGCCCTGCTGGTGATGTTCGCCATCAGCGTGCTGGTGTTCCTGATCTTCTTCGCCACCCCGGGCGTCGACCCGGCGGCCCGGATCGCCGGCCGCAACGCCGATCCGGCCACGCTCGCCCAGGTGCGGCACTCCTTCGGGCTCGACCGGCCGATGCCGGTCCGCTATCTGCTGATGATGCGTCATCTGCTCATCGACCGGGACCTGGAGTCCTTCGTCAACCGGGGTTCACGGGTCATCCCGCAGATCCTGCAGGCCACCCCGGTGACCCTGTCCCTGGTCATCGGCGCGGCCGTCATCTGGATGACGGCCGGCATCGTCATGGGCACGGCCGCGGCGGCCCTGCGCGGCAGGGCAGCCGACCCGCTGATCATGCTGGTGGGCGTGGTCGGCGTCTCGCTCCCGGCCTACTGGCTCGGCGAGGTCGTCAACCTCCTCACCCAGAAGCAGCTGCACGACTCACTCTTCTCCTGGGTCCCCCCGCCCGGCTACGTCGGCCTCGGCCACAACCCGGGCCAGTGGGCGCTGCACATGCTCTTCCCGTGGCTGACCCTGGCCCTGCTGTACGCCGGGATCTACGCCCGGCTGCTGCGCGGCGAGGTCGTCTCGGCGCTGAACGAGGACTACGTCCGCACCGCTCGCGCCAAAGGACTGTCCGAGCGGCGGATCCTGCTCCGGCACGCCCTGCGCTGTTCGCTGATCCCGATCGTGTCGCTGTTCGGCCTGGACTTCGGCGCCCTGGTGGGCGGTGCCGCGCTGCTGACCGAGGTGGTCTTCGGCCTGCCAGGCATCGGCAAGCTCACCTTCGACGCCCTCCAGAACCTGGACCTGCCGGTGATCATGGGGACCGTCCTGTACGCGGCGTTCTTCGTGGTCCTCGCCAACGCCCTGGTGGACATCCTGTACGCGCGACTCGACCCGAGGGCCCGCCATGCCTGA
- a CDS encoding restriction endonuclease — translation MKWGTGGGAAALVLLVVFWASVWPYLLGFLLVGVAVETGRRLWRTDRLLRGRDRRWREEDAVQAGRRTLGEVDVMTGTEFEELVAGLCRRDGCTEVRRVGGAGDNGADVLGRLPDGRTMVVQCKRYAPSRAIPNRELRDLLGAQVHFRAEVAVFVTTSRFTGPSEKFAVQHDILAVHRDLLGLWNNGASLTSLSGVNGRGQGDARHRARWKQAYGG, via the coding sequence ATCAAGTGGGGCACGGGAGGCGGCGCGGCGGCGCTGGTCCTCCTGGTGGTGTTCTGGGCGAGCGTGTGGCCCTATCTGTTGGGTTTCCTACTGGTCGGCGTCGCCGTGGAGACGGGCCGTCGGCTGTGGCGCACGGACCGGCTGCTGCGTGGCCGGGACCGTCGTTGGCGCGAGGAGGACGCGGTGCAGGCCGGCCGGCGGACTCTCGGCGAGGTGGACGTCATGACGGGCACCGAGTTCGAGGAACTGGTCGCGGGACTGTGCCGACGGGACGGCTGCACCGAGGTCCGCCGGGTGGGCGGCGCGGGCGACAACGGCGCCGACGTCCTCGGGCGGCTGCCGGACGGCCGCACGATGGTCGTTCAGTGCAAACGCTACGCACCGAGCAGGGCGATCCCCAACCGCGAGCTGCGTGATCTGCTCGGTGCCCAGGTGCACTTCCGCGCCGAAGTGGCCGTGTTCGTGACCACCTCCCGCTTCACCGGCCCCTCCGAGAAGTTCGCCGTGCAGCACGACATCCTCGCCGTGCACCGCGACCTCCTCGGCCTGTGGAACAACGGGGCCTCGCTGACGTCACTGAGCGGGGTGAACGGCCGGGGCCAGGGCGACGCGCGGCACCGGGCCCGCTGGAAGCAGGCGTACGGAGGCTAG
- a CDS encoding glycoside hydrolase family 5 protein, which yields MRKTPTSARRAPRLRASLVAVTLAAISGATLTGSPATAAAPAHDTTQFKGVNWADPRDNFADDALQLSGLSTTDTYARTYAKSTRIIAAFRANLGANTVRLPINPYTVNSSYWKSYRGVIDAAAAQGFKVIVSYWEGTGDRKDGFIDDEATYWPMWNTVVKAYKGNSRVYFEPMNEPHGYTDAQWADIAAKWLNTYKSVPRNRVFVSGAGYNDHVTTVCADPRLKGTYLSLHHYGFWKSYATYDEWVADLKVRIGDCASRTVADEFGAPMTTGLNYNVKTPDDNFVNFIQAVTDTFRELKMGSVYWPGLRTDDIYSVQKLVGPADHPWLQTTNQSGADRLAWAWGRGKPVKG from the coding sequence ATGCGCAAGACCCCCACCAGCGCCCGTCGTGCCCCCAGGCTGCGTGCCTCGCTCGTCGCGGTCACGCTCGCCGCGATCAGCGGCGCCACCCTCACCGGCAGCCCCGCCACCGCCGCCGCGCCCGCCCACGACACGACCCAGTTCAAGGGCGTGAACTGGGCGGACCCGCGCGACAACTTCGCCGACGACGCGCTCCAGCTGTCGGGCCTGTCGACCACCGACACCTACGCCCGCACGTATGCCAAGTCGACCCGCATCATCGCGGCGTTCCGCGCGAACCTCGGCGCCAACACCGTCCGGCTGCCCATCAACCCGTACACCGTCAACAGTTCGTACTGGAAGTCGTACCGAGGCGTCATAGACGCGGCGGCGGCGCAGGGCTTCAAGGTCATCGTGTCCTACTGGGAGGGCACCGGTGACCGCAAGGACGGTTTCATCGACGACGAGGCCACCTACTGGCCCATGTGGAACACCGTGGTCAAGGCCTACAAGGGCAACTCCCGGGTCTACTTCGAGCCGATGAACGAACCGCACGGCTACACCGACGCCCAGTGGGCCGACATCGCCGCGAAGTGGCTGAACACCTACAAGTCGGTACCCCGCAACCGCGTCTTCGTCAGCGGCGCCGGCTACAACGACCACGTCACGACGGTCTGCGCCGACCCGCGCCTGAAGGGCACCTACCTGTCGCTGCACCACTACGGCTTCTGGAAGTCGTACGCCACCTACGACGAGTGGGTCGCCGACCTGAAGGTACGCATCGGCGACTGCGCGAGCCGCACCGTGGCGGACGAGTTCGGCGCGCCGATGACGACCGGCCTGAACTACAACGTGAAGACCCCGGACGACAACTTCGTCAACTTCATCCAGGCCGTCACCGACACCTTCCGCGAGCTGAAGATGGGCTCGGTGTACTGGCCGGGCCTGCGCACCGACGACATCTACTCGGTGCAGAAGCTCGTCGGCCCCGCCGACCACCCGTGGCTGCAGACCACCAACCAGTCCGGCGCCGACCGGCTGGCCTGGGCCTGGGGACGCGGCAAGCCCGTCAAGGGCTGA
- a CDS encoding ABC transporter permease: protein MGEVTLAPAAGARRSPGPWRTAAGDLLRNRPALAAAAVLLLVVLATLCAPLYAHHIAHTDPFQSHVSGTTVVGGKTVPVLTPSSTGLGLGVTPIGPTWDPAHYFLGADNQGRDVMARLLYGGRTSLFIGFTAALLTCAAGTAVGVVAGYMGGLVDAVISRVLDVIWAFPVYLLAICLSVVLLTNGLELGPVTVDAGSLWLPVTIIAAIYVPYIARPLRGQVLVLRNKEYIQAAVGSGAPTLRILRREVLPNVVPTAIVFVPLMTALAMLTESALSFLSVGVQPPDASWGTIIEDGLGLLYTRPTVTIAPGLLIALTTATLNVLGDGVRDALDPGARLRGGM from the coding sequence GTGGGTGAAGTGACCCTCGCCCCGGCTGCAGGGGCCCGGCGCTCGCCGGGCCCCTGGCGGACCGCCGCCGGCGACCTGCTGCGCAACAGACCGGCGCTGGCCGCCGCGGCGGTCCTGCTCCTCGTCGTGCTCGCGACCCTGTGCGCTCCGCTCTACGCGCACCACATCGCGCACACCGACCCCTTCCAGTCCCATGTCTCCGGCACCACGGTCGTCGGCGGGAAGACCGTGCCGGTGCTCACACCGAGCAGCACGGGACTCGGCCTCGGTGTCACCCCGATCGGCCCGACCTGGGACCCCGCCCACTACTTCCTCGGCGCCGACAACCAGGGGCGCGATGTCATGGCGCGGCTGTTGTACGGCGGCCGGACGAGCCTGTTCATCGGGTTCACCGCGGCGCTGCTCACCTGCGCCGCCGGAACGGCCGTGGGGGTTGTCGCCGGGTACATGGGAGGCCTCGTGGACGCCGTCATCTCCCGCGTCCTGGACGTGATCTGGGCGTTCCCGGTGTACCTGCTGGCGATCTGTCTGTCGGTGGTGCTGCTCACCAACGGCCTCGAACTGGGCCCCGTCACCGTCGACGCGGGAAGTCTCTGGCTGCCCGTGACGATCATCGCGGCGATCTATGTGCCGTACATCGCACGGCCGTTGCGCGGTCAGGTGCTGGTACTGCGCAACAAGGAGTACATCCAGGCGGCCGTCGGCTCCGGCGCCCCCACCCTGCGCATCCTGCGCCGGGAGGTGCTCCCGAACGTGGTGCCGACGGCGATCGTGTTCGTGCCGTTGATGACCGCGCTGGCCATGCTCACCGAGTCGGCGCTGTCCTTCCTGTCCGTCGGCGTCCAGCCGCCCGACGCCAGCTGGGGGACGATCATCGAGGACGGGCTGGGACTCCTGTACACCCGGCCCACCGTGACGATCGCGCCCGGCCTGCTGATCGCGCTGACCACGGCCACGCTCAACGTCCTCGGCGACGGGGTGCGCGACGCACTCGACCCGGGCGCCCGGCTGCGCGGAGGGATGTGA
- a CDS encoding proline iminopeptidase-family hydrolase produces MAIPEPNHTGTVDFNGCSTWYRITGEPGRTPLVVLHGGPGAGHHYTLSIAGISRQGRSVIHYDQLGTGSSTHLPDKGADFWTVQLFLDELDNLLTELGIADGYHILGQSWGGMLAAEHAVRRPPGLRGLVIANSPASMGLWLQAAAELRAGLPEEVQHVLHTHEAAGTTDHPDYRAAEQVFNERHVCRLTPNPPEVQATWDNIEADPTVYHTMNGPNEFHVVGTLKDWSVIDRLHLVEAPTLLVSGRFDEATPETVRPFADHIPDVRWHMFEHSSHMPHVEEEELYLRIVGEFLDSTD; encoded by the coding sequence GTGGCGATCCCCGAACCGAACCACACCGGAACCGTCGACTTCAACGGCTGTTCCACCTGGTACCGGATCACGGGCGAACCGGGCAGGACACCCCTGGTGGTCCTGCACGGCGGCCCCGGCGCCGGTCACCACTACACCCTCAGCATCGCGGGCATCTCCCGGCAGGGCCGCTCCGTGATCCACTACGACCAGCTCGGCACCGGGTCCTCCACCCATCTGCCCGACAAGGGTGCCGACTTCTGGACCGTCCAGCTCTTCCTCGACGAACTGGACAACCTGCTCACGGAGTTGGGCATCGCCGACGGCTACCACATCCTCGGCCAGTCCTGGGGCGGCATGCTCGCCGCCGAGCACGCGGTGCGCCGCCCGCCAGGGCTGCGCGGCCTGGTGATCGCCAACTCCCCCGCGTCCATGGGGCTGTGGCTCCAGGCGGCCGCCGAACTGCGCGCCGGTCTCCCCGAGGAGGTCCAGCACGTCCTGCACACCCACGAGGCGGCGGGGACCACCGACCACCCCGACTACCGGGCCGCGGAACAGGTCTTCAACGAGCGCCATGTCTGCCGCCTCACGCCCAACCCGCCCGAGGTGCAGGCCACCTGGGACAACATCGAGGCCGACCCGACCGTGTACCACACGATGAACGGCCCGAACGAGTTCCATGTCGTCGGCACCCTCAAGGACTGGTCCGTCATCGACCGGCTGCACCTCGTCGAGGCGCCCACGCTCCTGGTGTCCGGCCGTTTCGACGAGGCCACTCCCGAGACCGTCCGACCCTTCGCCGACCACATCCCCGATGTGCGCTGGCACATGTTCGAGCACTCGAGCCACATGCCGCACGTCGAGGAGGAGGAGCTCTACCTCCGGATCGTCGGCGAGTTCCTCGACTCCACCGACTGA
- a CDS encoding ABC transporter substrate-binding protein gives MSPTTRRGAIAAATVALTLTAACSSSSGSGSASDPGASTSGSTAFQAQHKGGTLNLVAHAAAGSFDPQVNYTLQYWQLFQSMYDGLLSFKKVGGQESFTVVPDLATALPKVTNGGKTYTFTLRKGVTFSNGKPLTTADVVASFQRIFKVSSPTAGTFYNGIVGAEACLKTPASCTLAKGVTGDAATNTVTINLTAADPEFEYKLAVPHAVVVPKDSPTKDAGTKPLPSTGPYTAASYDPNRALKLVRNPHFKEWSRQAEPQGYPDVINYAFGQTVESEVTAVENGQADWMFDAPPADRLGEIGTKYASQAHVNPLTAFWYATLNVNTAPFNNKAARQAINWAVDRSAVVRLYGGTNLASPACTVLPPGFPGHVGSCDYTKGGGPTWKAADLAKAKALVKQSGTAGQEVGIVTQDDDVNKSIGQYLQSLLTQLGYKATLKPLSGNIQFTYIQNTKNKVQLALTSWYQDYPAASDFLNVLLSCASYHPGSDSSINISGFCDKGVDAQMQAAMKTSLTDKASADKQWGAVDQAVMAQSPVVPLINPKMIDFTSKRVGNYRFSKQFYMLVGQLWVK, from the coding sequence ATGTCCCCTACCACCAGACGGGGCGCGATCGCCGCCGCCACTGTCGCCCTCACGCTCACCGCCGCCTGTTCGTCGTCGTCCGGCTCGGGCTCCGCCTCCGACCCGGGCGCTTCCACCTCCGGCTCCACCGCCTTCCAGGCCCAGCACAAGGGCGGCACCCTGAACCTCGTCGCCCACGCGGCCGCGGGCAGCTTCGACCCCCAGGTCAACTACACGCTCCAGTACTGGCAGTTGTTCCAGTCGATGTATGACGGGCTGCTCTCGTTCAAGAAGGTCGGCGGGCAGGAGTCCTTCACCGTCGTCCCCGACCTGGCCACCGCCCTGCCGAAGGTGACCAACGGCGGAAAGACCTACACCTTCACCCTCCGCAAGGGCGTCACCTTCTCCAACGGCAAGCCCCTGACCACCGCCGACGTGGTGGCGTCCTTCCAGCGCATCTTCAAGGTCTCCAGCCCCACCGCGGGCACCTTCTACAACGGCATCGTCGGCGCCGAGGCCTGTCTGAAGACCCCGGCCTCCTGCACCCTGGCCAAGGGCGTGACCGGTGACGCGGCGACCAACACCGTCACCATCAACCTCACCGCCGCGGACCCCGAGTTCGAGTACAAACTGGCCGTTCCGCACGCCGTCGTCGTACCGAAGGACTCGCCGACGAAGGACGCCGGGACCAAGCCGCTGCCGTCGACCGGCCCGTACACGGCGGCGTCGTACGACCCGAACCGGGCCCTCAAGCTGGTGCGCAACCCGCACTTCAAGGAATGGTCGCGGCAGGCCGAGCCGCAGGGCTACCCGGACGTCATCAACTACGCCTTCGGGCAGACCGTCGAGTCCGAGGTGACCGCCGTCGAGAACGGCCAGGCGGACTGGATGTTCGACGCGCCGCCGGCAGACCGGCTGGGCGAGATCGGCACCAAGTACGCCTCCCAGGCGCATGTGAACCCGCTGACGGCGTTCTGGTACGCGACGCTCAACGTCAATACGGCCCCGTTCAACAACAAGGCGGCCCGCCAGGCGATCAACTGGGCCGTCGACCGGTCCGCCGTGGTGCGCCTGTACGGGGGCACCAACCTCGCCTCCCCCGCCTGCACGGTCCTGCCGCCCGGCTTCCCGGGGCACGTCGGCTCCTGCGACTACACCAAGGGCGGCGGTCCGACCTGGAAGGCCGCGGATCTCGCCAAGGCGAAGGCCCTGGTGAAGCAGTCCGGTACGGCGGGGCAGGAGGTCGGCATCGTCACGCAGGACGACGACGTCAACAAGTCGATCGGGCAGTACCTGCAGAGCCTGCTCACCCAGCTCGGATACAAGGCGACGCTCAAGCCGCTGTCGGGGAACATCCAGTTCACCTACATCCAGAACACCAAGAACAAGGTGCAGCTGGCCCTGACGTCCTGGTACCAGGACTATCCGGCGGCCTCCGACTTCCTCAACGTGCTGCTGTCCTGCGCCAGTTACCATCCCGGCAGCGACTCCAGCATCAACATCTCCGGCTTCTGCGACAAGGGCGTCGACGCGCAGATGCAGGCGGCGATGAAGACCTCGCTGACCGACAAGGCGAGCGCCGACAAGCAGTGGGGTGCCGTCGACCAGGCGGTCATGGCCCAGTCGCCGGTGGTGCCGCTGATCAACCCCAAGATGATCGACTTCACGTCGAAGCGGGTCGGGAACTACCGGTTCAGCAAGCAGTTCTACATGCTGGTCGGTCAGCTGTGGGTGAAGTGA
- a CDS encoding ABC transporter ATP-binding protein, producing the protein MAAPSGEVLLRATDVTKHYPVRGRRQVLRAVDGVSLDVRGGETVGIVGESGCGKSTLGRCLVRLTELTGGRVEFDGQDISTLSTRRLRPVRPGMQLVFQDPQASLNPRRRAGDIVAEPLLVHQYGDAAAVRRRVGDLFDVVGLAAAHLDRYPHEFSGGQRQRIGIARALATNPKLIVADEPVSALDVSIQAQVLNLFADLQEEFGLTYVFIAHDLGVVRHVSDRIAVMYLGEIVELAETEALYSDPAHPYTQALLSAVPDIDDGTPLGEGPPRERIVLTGEVPSPADKPTGCPFRTRCPYAQELCAVERPRLTSTPSGRQVACHYPLAG; encoded by the coding sequence ATGGCAGCACCTTCCGGTGAGGTGCTGCTGCGGGCGACGGACGTCACCAAGCACTACCCCGTGCGCGGAAGGCGCCAGGTACTCCGGGCCGTCGACGGGGTCTCGCTCGACGTGCGCGGCGGAGAGACGGTCGGCATCGTCGGCGAGTCCGGCTGCGGCAAGTCCACGCTGGGCCGCTGTCTGGTCCGGCTCACTGAACTGACCGGTGGGCGCGTGGAGTTCGACGGGCAGGACATCTCGACGCTGTCCACGCGCCGGCTACGGCCCGTGCGGCCGGGCATGCAGCTGGTCTTCCAGGATCCGCAGGCCTCGCTCAACCCCCGGCGCCGTGCCGGGGACATCGTGGCCGAGCCGCTGCTCGTGCACCAGTACGGTGACGCGGCCGCGGTCCGCCGCAGGGTCGGGGATCTCTTCGATGTCGTAGGGCTGGCGGCGGCCCATCTGGACCGGTACCCGCACGAGTTCTCCGGCGGCCAGCGTCAACGCATCGGCATCGCGCGCGCCTTGGCGACGAATCCGAAGCTGATCGTGGCCGACGAGCCGGTCTCCGCGCTCGATGTGTCGATCCAGGCCCAGGTGCTGAACCTGTTCGCCGACCTCCAGGAGGAGTTCGGCCTCACCTATGTCTTCATCGCGCACGACCTCGGTGTGGTCCGTCATGTGTCGGACCGGATCGCCGTCATGTATCTCGGCGAGATCGTCGAGCTCGCGGAGACGGAGGCGCTGTACTCGGACCCCGCTCATCCGTACACGCAGGCCCTGCTGTCGGCGGTCCCGGACATCGACGACGGGACGCCCCTCGGGGAGGGACCGCCCCGGGAGCGCATCGTGCTGACCGGTGAGGTGCCCAGTCCTGCGGACAAGCCGACGGGGTGTCCGTTCCGTACGCGCTGCCCGTACGCACAGGAGTTGTGTGCCGTGGAACGTCCGCGGCTCACGTCGACACCTTCGGGCCGCCAGGTCGCCTGCCACTACCCGCTGGCCGGCTGA